The proteins below come from a single bacterium genomic window:
- the rpsF gene encoding 30S ribosomal protein S6, which translates to MKPFEMLVMINRGLGEEGLATCRERLDGWLAENGAKVDEVFDLGEMSLAYPVKKNKRARFLLFWFDGPGELPQAMAQRIRVDEEILRHLLIHRDPAAIKTVKRASEERGNGKRG; encoded by the coding sequence TTGAAACCTTTTGAGATGTTAGTTATGATAAACCGGGGTCTGGGCGAAGAGGGCCTGGCGACGTGCCGCGAGCGCCTCGACGGTTGGCTCGCGGAGAACGGCGCTAAGGTCGACGAAGTCTTCGACCTGGGCGAGATGTCTCTCGCCTATCCGGTAAAAAAGAATAAGCGGGCCCGGTTCCTGTTGTTCTGGTTCGACGGCCCGGGCGAGCTGCCCCAGGCCATGGCCCAGCGGATCCGCGTCGACGAGGAGATATTGCGGCATCTGCTGATTCATCGCGACCCCGCGGCTATCAAAACCGTGAAGCGCGCGAGCGAGGAGAGGGGAAATGGTAAGAGGGGTTAA